The proteins below come from a single Macrobrachium rosenbergii isolate ZJJX-2024 chromosome 50, ASM4041242v1, whole genome shotgun sequence genomic window:
- the LOC136832660 gene encoding uncharacterized protein isoform X1, with amino-acid sequence METRLTVLLFTLLVGAVSGDYCYPPLVEAAGMCIYISQEALSWQEAREHCHSLQVQTAPADLIIFQSCDEFIVLAGYLGFNVPPDSSLWVGAHTEFTSNNWRWVNGEPLATGVPFWDHKEGHDKGEDCAAMESNSYFRLADHDCLQPRRFVCSSPPVPAQKPKNNTVKLSCPEDSIQIVDGCYYFSSSYSDWHYADEHCQSKFHHHQAQLFSPTSCDEFSHVAHHLEVTEDSKDRWVGAIDVTGNHEWYWDTGDLIPGGPPFWATSEPDHRGDRARRQGAFMSVSKRFYLEDGSTENHHNYICKVSPYE; translated from the exons ATGGAAACTAGACTTACAGTCCTTCTATTTACACTGCTCGTTGGAGCAGTGTCAG GCGACTACTGCTACCCTCCCCTAGTGGAAGCAGCAGGAATGTGCATCTACATCAGCCAAGAGGCCCTTAGCTGGCAAGAAGCTCGTGAACACTGTCATAGTCTGCAGGTCCAGACGGCGCCAGCAGACCTCATCATCTTTCAGTCCTGCGACGAATTCATCGTTCTCGCCGGTTATTTGGGATTCAACG TGCCACCGGATTCCTCACTCTGGGTGGGCGCTCACACTGAATTCACCAGCAACAATTGGCGGTGGGTGAATGGAGAACCGTTAGCTACAGGCGTGCCCTTCTGGGACCACAAAGAAGGACATGATAAAGGAGAAGACTGTGCAGCCATGGAAAGTAACTCCTATTTCAGACTTGCTGATCATGACTGCTTACAACCAAG GCGGTTTGTTTGTTCTTCTCCTCCTGTTCCTGCGCAGAAACCTAAAAATAACACTGTGAAACTGAGCTGTCCAGAGGATTCGATACAG ATTGTTGACGGCTGTTACTACTTCAGTTCCTCTTACAGTGACTGGCACTATGCTGATGAGCATTGCCAATCCAAATTCCATCATCATCAAGCACAGCTTTTTTCTCCAACCTCTTGCGATGAATTTTCTCACGTAGCTCACCATTTGGAAGTCACAG AGGACTCCAAAGACCGCTGGGTGGGAGCTATCGACGTCACAGGTAACCACGAGTGGTACTGGGACACAGGTGATCTGATCCCAGGGGGGCCTCCGTTCTGGGCGACGAGCGAGCCGGATCACAGAGGGGATCGGGCGAGGAGACAGGGAGCTTTTATGTCAGTCTCCAAGAGGTTTTACCTCGAGGACGGTTCGACAGAAAATCACCACAATTACATTTGCAAAGTGAGCCCTTACGAGTGA
- the LOC136832660 gene encoding uncharacterized protein isoform X2, which produces MCIYISQEALSWQEAREHCHSLQVQTAPADLIIFQSCDEFIVLAGYLGFNVPPDSSLWVGAHTEFTSNNWRWVNGEPLATGVPFWDHKEGHDKGEDCAAMESNSYFRLADHDCLQPRRFVCSSPPVPAQKPKNNTVKLSCPEDSIQIVDGCYYFSSSYSDWHYADEHCQSKFHHHQAQLFSPTSCDEFSHVAHHLEVTEDSKDRWVGAIDVTGNHEWYWDTGDLIPGGPPFWATSEPDHRGDRARRQGAFMSVSKRFYLEDGSTENHHNYICKVSPYE; this is translated from the exons ATGTGCATCTACATCAGCCAAGAGGCCCTTAGCTGGCAAGAAGCTCGTGAACACTGTCATAGTCTGCAGGTCCAGACGGCGCCAGCAGACCTCATCATCTTTCAGTCCTGCGACGAATTCATCGTTCTCGCCGGTTATTTGGGATTCAACG TGCCACCGGATTCCTCACTCTGGGTGGGCGCTCACACTGAATTCACCAGCAACAATTGGCGGTGGGTGAATGGAGAACCGTTAGCTACAGGCGTGCCCTTCTGGGACCACAAAGAAGGACATGATAAAGGAGAAGACTGTGCAGCCATGGAAAGTAACTCCTATTTCAGACTTGCTGATCATGACTGCTTACAACCAAG GCGGTTTGTTTGTTCTTCTCCTCCTGTTCCTGCGCAGAAACCTAAAAATAACACTGTGAAACTGAGCTGTCCAGAGGATTCGATACAG ATTGTTGACGGCTGTTACTACTTCAGTTCCTCTTACAGTGACTGGCACTATGCTGATGAGCATTGCCAATCCAAATTCCATCATCATCAAGCACAGCTTTTTTCTCCAACCTCTTGCGATGAATTTTCTCACGTAGCTCACCATTTGGAAGTCACAG AGGACTCCAAAGACCGCTGGGTGGGAGCTATCGACGTCACAGGTAACCACGAGTGGTACTGGGACACAGGTGATCTGATCCCAGGGGGGCCTCCGTTCTGGGCGACGAGCGAGCCGGATCACAGAGGGGATCGGGCGAGGAGACAGGGAGCTTTTATGTCAGTCTCCAAGAGGTTTTACCTCGAGGACGGTTCGACAGAAAATCACCACAATTACATTTGCAAAGTGAGCCCTTACGAGTGA